A stretch of Scheffersomyces stipitis CBS 6054 chromosome 2, complete sequence DNA encodes these proteins:
- the HGT2 gene encoding High-affinity Glucose Transporter (putative) (High-affinity glucose transporter, putative some similarity to GXS1~go_component integral to membrane~go_funtion transporter activity~go_process transport), whose amino-acid sequence MSYEDKLVQPALKFRTFLDRLPNIYNVYIIASISCISGMMFGFDISSMSAFIGEDDYKNFFNNPGSDIQGFITSCMALGSFFGSIVSSFISEPFGRRASLLLCSFFWMVGAAVQSSSQNRAQLMIGRIIAGFGVGFGSSVAPVYGSELAPRKIRGFVGGIFQFCVTLGILIMFYICYGLHFINGVGSFRIAWGLQIVPGLVLFVGCFFIPESPRWLAKHGYWDEAEFIVAQIQAKGNREDPDVLIEISEIKDQILIEENLKSFGYVDLFTKKYIRRTLTAIFAQIWQQLTGMNVMMYYIVYIFNMAGYSNNANLVASSIQYVLNTAATVPALFLMDYIGRRRLLIGGAIMMMIFQFGVAGILGKYSVPVPGGLPGNPTVTIQIPEDNKSAARGVIACCYLFVVSFASSWGVGIWVYCSEVWGDSASRQRGAAVSTAANWILNFAIAMYTPSSFKNITWKTYIIYAVFCLVMAIHVYFGFPETKGKRLEEVGQMWDENVPAWRSSSWQPTVPLLSDADLAHKMDVSHKEEQSPDAESSSEEKP is encoded by the coding sequence ATGAGCTACGAAGATAAACTCGTTCAACCTGCCTTGAAGTTCAGGACCTTCTTGGACAGACTTCCAAACATTTACAATGTGTACATTATTGCATCTATTTCCTGTATTTCAGGTATGATGTTCGGTTTTGATATTTCATCTATGTCTGCTTTTATAGGTGAAGATGACTACAAGaactttttcaataatCCAGGCTCAGACATCCAAGGTTTTATCACTTCCTGTATGGCTTTAGGTTCTTTCTTCGGTTCCATCGTCTCTTCCTTCATTTCCGAACCATTTGGTAGAAGAGCAtccttgttgttgtgtTCATTCTTCTGGATGGTCGGTGCTGCTGTACAATCATCTTCTCAAAACAGAGCCCAATTGATGATCGGACGTATCATCGCTGGTTTCGGTGTTGgttttggttcttctgtTGCTCCAGTTTACGGTTCCGAATTGGCTCCAAGAAAGATTAGAGGTTTTGTTGGTGgtattttccaattctgtGTTACCTTGGGTATCTTGATTATGTTCTACATTTGTTACGGTTTGCATTTCATTAACGGTGTTGGCTCTTTCAGAATTGCTTGGGGTTTACAAATTGTCCCAGGTTTGGTTTTATTTGTCGGTTGTTTCTTTATTCCAGAATCCCCAAGATGGTTAGCCAAACATGGTTACTGGGATGAAGCAGAATTCATCGTTGCCCAAATTCAAGCTAAGGGTAATAGAGAAGACCCAGACGTGTTGATTGAAATCTCCGAAATCAAGGACCAAATtttgattgaagaaaacCTCAAGAGTTTCGGTTACGTTGACTTATTCACCAAGAAGTATATCAGAAGAACTTTAACTGCCATATTTGCTCAAATCTGGCAACAATTGACCGGTATGAATGTCATGATGTACTATATTGTCTACATTTTCAACATGGCCGGTTACTCTAACAACGCAAACTTGGTTGCCTCTTCCATCCAATACGTCTTGAACACTGCTGCAACTGTTCCAGCTTTGTTTTTAATGGATTACAttggtagaagaagattgttgattGGTGGTGCCATCATGATGATGATTTTCCAATTTGGTGTTGCTGGTATCTTAGGTAAATACTCCGTCCCCGTTCCAGGCGGTCTTCCAGGTAACCCAACTGTCACCATCCAAATCCCAGAAGATAACAAGTCAGCTGCTAGAGGTGTTATTGCTTGTTGTTACTTATTCGTTGTATCATTCGCTCTGAGTTGGGGTGTCGGTATCTGGGTCTACTGTTCAGAAGTTTGGGGTGACTCTGCTTCCAGACAGAGAGGTGCTGCTGTTTCAACTGCTGCCAACTGGATTCTTAACTTTGCTATTGCCATGTACACTCcatcttccttcaagaatatcACCTGGAAGACTTACATCATCTACGCCGTCTTCTGTCTTGTTATGGCAATCCATGTCTACTTTGGATTCCCAGAAACCAAGGGCAAGCGTTTGGAAGAAGTCGGACAAATGTGGGACGAAAATGTTCCCGCATGGAGATCTTCCAGCTGGCAACCAACTGTTCCATTGTTGTCAGATGCCGACTTGGCACACAAGATGGATGTTTCCCACAAGGAAGAGCAATCTCCAGATGCCGAGTCAAGTTCTGAGGAAAAGCCTTAA